aatgaaaacccaaaaatcaGTATCTCAGAAAATTTGAATATTACATAACAGcgatttttaatacaaaaatgtcgGCCTTCTGAAAGAATATTCATATGTACTCAGTACTTGGTTGGGCCTCTTTTTGCATGAATTACTGCATCGATGCAACGTGGCATGGAGGCGATCAGCCTGTGGCACTGCTGAGGTGTTATGGAAGCCCAGGTTGCTTTGATAGCGGCCTTCAGCTCGTCTGCATTTTTGGATGTAGtgtctctcatcttcctcttgacAATACCCCATAGATTTTCTATAGGGTTCAGGTCAGGCGAGTTTGCTGGCCAATCAAGCACAGTAATTCCGTGGTCATTAAACCAGGTCTTAGTAGTTTTGGCCGTGTGGGCAGTTGCCAAATCCTGCTGGAAAATGAAACCAGCATCTCCATAAAGCTTGTCAGAAGAAGGAAGCATGAAGTGCTCTAAAACTTCCTGGTAGATGGCTGCGTTGACTTTGGACTTGAGAAAACACTGTGGAACAACACCAGCAGAGGACATTGCTCCCCAAATCATCACTGACTGTGGAAACTTCACACTGGACTTCAAGCAACGTGGATTATGTGcctctccactcttcctccagactctgggaccttgatttccaaatgaaatgcaaaatgtactttcatctgAAAAGAGGACTTTGGACCACTGACCAATAGACCTGTTATTTTTCTCCTTAGCCCAGGTAAGACGCTTCTGACGTTGTGTCTGGTTCAGGAGTGGCTTGACACGAGGAATGCAACAGTTGTAGCCCATGTCCTGGATACGTCTGTGCGTAGTGGCTCTTGATGCACTGACTCCAGCCTCAGTCCATTCCTTGTGAAGCTCCCCCAAATTGTTGAATGGTCTTTTCTTGACAATCCTCCCAAGGCTGCGGTTATCCCTGTTGCTTGTGCACCTTTTCCTACCACACTTTTTGCTTCTCAACTTTCTATGAATATGCTTGGATACAGCACTCTGTGAACAGGCAGCTTCTTTATCAATGACCTTTTGAGGCTTACCCTCCTTGTGGAGGGTGTCAATGACTGTCTTCTGGACAACTGTCAAGTCAGCAGTCTTCAGTATGATTGTGAAGCCTACCATTTAAAGGCCCAGGACACCTTTGCAGGTGTTTTGAGTTAATCAGCTGATTAGAGTTACACCGTGAGTCTACAACAATGAACTTTTTCACAAGATTCTAATTTTCTGAGATATAGATTTTggggttttcattagctgtaagccgtagtcatcaagattaagacaaataaaggcttgaaagatttcactttgtgtgtaatgaatctattctaatttattgagatgcacctgtaTTACGTAGAGCGAAAAAGGATTCACTTTAGGAATgcagattataaaataaacCCCTCTGGGATTTTAAGCAATTATTTCACCATCAATCAATACATATAATTAATGGGAACTTCCATGAAAGACTTGGACAGCATTTCCAAATATCTAAAGTTTGCCATGATGAGCTGGTGACCTGAGTTCATGCTGgaagtttttctcttttgtaaTGACGACAAGAAAATACTggtttacttttacttgtttaAGTTTGAAACATCTTTACCTGGTTGGCATGTTGCAGGACTCCACCCACTCCAGAAGCCCTTGTTTGCACAATACTTGCTCAACTTGGACCGAACCCTGAAGCAGTTTATCTGAGTGTCGTGGATGGAGGGCAGAGTTAGACTCTTTTGATCGGTCAAAATCTGTTGCTGTGAATGACAAAAAGAAGTAAAGAATTATTTGAGAATAATAGAAGCTAGAGTTAGCAATTAAATGCAGCATTACTCAGCATTTCTGTAGCCTATTGTGTGGTTCATTAGGTTGTGACGCACATCTCCTATTTTTAACAGCATTAGGCAGCCTTTTTAAGGTTTGATAAATTTACCATATGCTTCTAGCGCAGcaccaactacacacacacaaagagatggCACATGGTGAAATAAAGGCTGACATACAGTATAGCAGGCAAAGACCCAGATAAATGTCGCTTGTGGCAGTGAAGGTCTTAGGACTGAAGGTATTAAGACTATAAAAAAGTCTAAAAGTacagttcatttaaattatatcCAAATCGAGATGCAGTCTACTGACATTTCCAGAAATGCAATATTTGGTAAATGAGTCTGCCTTACTGTAAGTGTGAGATCACAGTTTGACTCACAGGCAATTAAACAGTCTAACTTGCCATGATGTTCTTATTACCAGCAACATGTGTCCACACTGACACGTATTGAGTCTATGCAAAATATGTCTAACAATTGCACTAAGTACTGTGAAAGTAAACAAACGTATCAATGATAAACGACAATCCAAAAAGGCTGAGCAAGGAAACTAATCAATACATGGATATTCTGGGAAAGGTCTTGTATATAAGAATTAATGGGAATGCAAATGTTCAAATGGACGTGCAGTAAAGGGAAATTTAGAATGTTGTAAACTGTTATATGCAAGTGGCTCtgcagggtgtttttttttacgcTCTCTGCACTACACAACTGCTGTGGACAGGATTTAAGTGAGTGCAGTTAGTGTTGGTCAACAGAAAGAAATGTTCTTAATAAGTCAACCATACCAGAGCAATTTTCCCATCAGGTCCCTCTTGGTTGTGTTCCACCTCCCATTCTAAGCAGTGTGCAGGGACCTTGCCAGCTGGATTGTCCCAGCGTAGCTCCAGCTGCGCCTCGGGAACTTTTCGCAGATGAAGCTTCTCTGTTGTTCCAGGCTTTACTGCAGAACAGATACAACAATTAGGAACATATTTCAGATTGTGACAGGGAGCAGAGATAGCTGAGAGGATCATAAAAAGCAGATTTCCCCAGGATTAAATAAACATCCAAAACACATGTGGCGGTAATCACTCTACCCTCTCTGAGTTGGGGTTGTACTACTCCAACCATGCATGCACCTTGATTTTGGATTTGAAGGGAGATGAATGCTGGTTTCAGGGGTCCTTCTGGGGAGGATCCATTCACACAGAAGTTGATATCAGTGAATTCAGGGAGGGAGTTCTCTGTGAAGTTGCAGCCGAACCTGGTTCCACTTGCTTTGAGATACTTGGGGCATTCCTCTGTCTGGTCCAGCTCCCTGTGCCTACAGATCAGATAACAAATCGTCTTTCAAGGGAGCTATCTATTCATCCAAACAGTTTTATTGAGAGTGAGTTAAAaccagtttgggattaataaagtatttctgattgtGATTGTGAAATGTGAAGAGATGTATTATCACCTCACATGATACAAAGGCATTTGTTTTGTGGTACTCAGAAGCACGTCAGAAATATTCAGAATATTCTCCAAAGTCGGTACACTTCTTTAAAGGAGAATAAACTATCCTTGCAAAAATTAGACAGTTTCGAGCCGTGGAAAAAGCCAAGAGATCATCAAAGTCTGTATGATTCGAGTCATGATTatctttcaacattttcaaagatTTCTTTTCAATGGATAGTGGTGGTGGACCCGCTGACCTTACTCAAGTGGCTATAAAGTCTCTCTAGCGGTCACATCTCATACCAGAAATAAAGATGTTGCTGTGAGTTGGCCGACAGCTTTGGGCTTCTTCCCCAATTGCACTCCACGTACTTCATGTTATGGTAAACACAGACAAAATCCTGCACAGGGGTACCAACGCCTAGAGGTACAAAAGATGAAAAACACCAATCAAAGACAaaccatacatttttttaagttGATGTTTTACCAACATGGAAATCCTCGAGGACTGACCTGTGCTGGGAGGATTCTGGACCAGTTCAGTGTAGCTCGAGCTCTTGATCAAAATGCCGTTGGTGCAGGGGCCTCTTAGTAAAGTGTACACTCTCACTCTAACATCTTTCATCAGATCAAACTGGGCAGTGTAATTCATCTTTGCCGTCCTGATAGCCTGCAAATCCAGTGAAACATCCCTGTTATTCACATCGCAGTTTATATTTGTGCACACTCAAGCGTTCAACAGCGATGCCTTTTGATGTTTGGATGAGAGATATAGTTCCTGGAAACCTGACACCTTCCAGCTGCTGTATTTCATACTTTTAAAATCCACATAGCCTACAATCGGTCTTTGTGAGCTTCATTCCTGCATTTTTATATTCATCCATCAGACACAGATGAGATATAAGCTGTCGTTTTCCTTCCAACCTTACTTAAACACCCACATCTATTTAATTATTGTCAATCAACCCTCTGTGGgcgggaaaaaaaaacaacacccgGGGGTTCTATGGTTGATTGATGTTTCAAAGAATGAGGCTTTGCTGCTGATTCCCGAACTcagacttttattattttaacggTATCTCATTAATTCCAAAAACCAGGTCTTCGTTTTACatagttttatatatttgagcaAAGTTGCATGAATTGGCAGAGGGCCAACAGACACATCAAACACACTCTCATCCAACCTAACCAGTCTGCGGCATCTTATGATCTTTAAGTAATTTCTCCAGAGTTATACACACAAATCTGATGAGATGATAAAAAATATCTTATGATTATATTGTTCCTTATTGATTTACTCTTTTGTTTGTCAGAATAAATGTCCTAGACATCGCCTCATTAGAATAGATGGTtatgtgttataataataattttaagtGCCTCCATATAAGATCTTTATCAAATGATGAACACTCACACTCCAGCTGTCAATGTATGTGTCGAAGTACTCCAGCTGATACAGTTGTGAGCACTCTGTCACATTGACCTGACTGGCTGGGGGGCTCCATGAAATCTGGAGACGTCCGAGTTGCCCAACGTCTGATATCACAACGTCCACAGGAGGATCCACTGCAGGTGAGAAATTATATTTACCAATTATTTATTAAcgacatttattattttattttaaaaaatgtgtttaaattcaACCGTTAGTATTTAATCTGTGCTCAGACAGATTCATTGGAGACGTGTGCACAAACTAATACATCCCCACACTTGCAACACCTGCAGAAATATACCCTTAGTTCGGGTCCGCAGTGAatgcatctgtttttatttttgacagatTCCCTCTCGTGCATGTGATTGATAAGTTAAATACGATGTAAACAAAATTGGACCCACCTGTAAAACCATTGCAGTGCATGCTCTCCCTGCAGGTTATTGAGAGCAGCATCACAATCAGCCAGGATGTGTTCGCCATCAGTGTAAGCGCGTATAACCAAGACGActagaaaacaaacatattaaagaagttgttaaaacaatataagaaTCTTAGAAAAGTGAGCTCACTTTATAGCCTACGATCTATTTTATTTGGCaggattaaaataaagaaaactaattaaaaacattaaaaaaaaaagatcaaacatAAGAATACAACTCAATATACTCACGTGAAGCTGGAGAGCGTTTCCCTTCCAAAGCAGGTTCAGCTGTGTGTGGGCAGACACTGTGTGCTAGCCAGAATACTCCAAGGAGTAGAAAAGGAGTTGTCTTTTCTCCGGTCGTGTCTCCCTCTGCTGAAGGGAATCGGTGAGTAATGGATCCTTATCCGCTATTTTTGGTTTTGGTGAGAATACGATgtgctgaggaggaggaagctaAATGGGGACTGGCATGGGGGTATATGCTAATCATTACCTTGTGCCAGGATTtgtgaatgaataaaacaaaccaagCACTTTTCCTGGGTAGTCTGCCAACAAATACCATTTGTATGTTACACTGTTGCCATGGGAACAGTAGgtctgaatatatatattttaattgaaatgtcaTACAACGGGCACGAGCCAGGTACCAACATGTTTCCTTCATACCTACACCGCTAAGGTGTCCTCACCACGATACcctatcattaaaaaaaaggacatgatCCACTCACAACAGTCCCGTTGATTTATATGTTTAATAAAGACAGACTTTGTCCCCTGCCTTTAAAGATCAAGACCGTATCCTGCCATGCACCACATACCACATTGTTTTGAAATCCGCCAAAGTCGAAAGAAACAGCGATTTCGTAAGGGTTGTGAAGCCCTGAGGCAAATGTGGATCGAGAACATTTGACATTGGGGTGGCAAGAGGTTTTTGAAGGGGGGCACAgcattgttttatattcttaGTTTGATCATAATCACTAATAATATAAGATGCATTTGTAAATCTTTACACAAGTACTCCTGTATAACACctaaaacagaaagcaggaattaacatgttattttacGAGAAGTTTTATGTGAGTGACATGCCATGCTATGCTACTGTAATGGATgggtaacaaaaacacaccattgGTCCAGCTAGAATGGCAACTGCCTCCATGCCATCTTCCTCAGCCTCCCTCTGACTTCCTGCTTCTATCCCTCTTTCTGAGTCTGAACCCTCTGCTTCATGTCTCACACCCACTTCTTCTCTAGGCATATCTTCATCTCCATCTGTGGGCTTCTTCTGTTCTGACCCTCCTACTCCCTCCGGTgtactctcctctccttcttcctttccctctctcttgtcCTTCTTTTCAGTTCTCTGACTTTTTGTGCtaaaaaaataagcaatatCCCCTTTTCTTTACATTGTTTGTTGAATTACTCCAGCTCTGGCCTGCAAGAGTCAAGATGTAAAGCACTGGTTAAAATCCTTGTAATACATTACACTGTAGGGCCATGTAGAAATGagattaactttaaaaaaaaatcagaaaagaaaacacattaaacccTTTGTGTTCACACTATTTATTCAAATTGCATGTTCTCAGTTTGACGGCACACCTCTATTTATCGTCTATGCAGTAATCATATGTGATATAACctgttttaattcattcattctttgCTGTGACATGTAAGGTTAACCTGTGTATTGTTTTAACTGCTGAGCttacaaaatcaaaatgatccTGATGGTTGGCAGTAGCACAGGGATTTTGCTTTGGAACCTGTTCAACTCTCAATCAGACAAACACATATGTAATGGGGACTGGTTGCCAGTTCATCTCCCGGGCACTGCTGAGGTTCCCTGGTACACTGACGCCTCTCTATAACAGAGAAAGTAACTGCAAGTGTTTTATGTGTATTCAGACCTTATGTGTATGGGTTCAGtcctgtgtgtgtactgtgtataacACCTGAGGGAACAACAGAATTTCAGTTCATAAATACAGggtctttttctctttaaataaaatgtgattgattATATTGATCAAGCTTCACAGTTATAAAGTAGACCAATGCATTTCCTTAAGTACTGTAATTAGGTCCAAGATAATCTTTACTCAAATTGAATTATTTGATAGCTTTTGGAAAATACAATATCCAATTTTTCATACTGAATGTTGGCTGCCAAGTTTCCCTAGGACcgaaacaatacaaataatagacatatactgtataataataataataataataataataataggctTTCCATTTTCGCATGCTGATAAAACCTGGAACAAATGACAGGGTGTTTTGGTATTTCAGGGTTGACTTGACCTAGACACACCTCCCTCAATTGTGTTGATGTGTCACCCACTAACtgcgtacgtgtgtgtgtttgtatgctaCTCCAGCTACACTTAACCGTAGGCTCTGCTAACAGTTAGTGGTGCTGCACTTGCTGCCAATTCCCAAGTACTGACCCTGTTCGTAATTTCCCTTGCAGTCTTGCCAATACTGACTCTGAACCTGATGCAGAGAGGGTGAATGAAGGATGAATCAGATGGGAAGCCCACAAGCTGGAAACAATTTATGAAACTCAGAGGAGGGGCTTGCACGAGGGCTGGGTTTGAAGGAGCAACTATTATGAAGCTGATAACCGAGACTTGGGCAAAGAGGTGGACAAAAGAAATTTTCCAAGAACACTACCAGCAGGAAAGCATGATTGATAGCATGTGTGTACCTGTTCGTTCACGTAAAGTGCAGACACGCTATTGAAATCTCAATAACATGGAACTGGTAACGTCTAAATACTGAGGTCCTTCCTTGAAATGACGTGATAAACTCTACTGGATCAACTTTATAGCTGCAATGATTTCCTTTTCCTATTTGCTTTTGTGCTACAATGACAGCTTATAGTTCAGATGTGTGGCAAACTAAACGAGAGCTATACAGTTTAATCATACAGTATCCCAAAATCAGAATGAAATGTGGCAAAAAGCTAAGAATTGACTGCAAAACCAAGCGCTAACCttacattaaaatgtacaaGAAAAATGCTACCGCCTGATTTTtaagaagagacagaaaagggCTTTAAGGGGAAACAAGGGAGAACAGCATGACACAAGGATTTTTCAATGTCAGCAATAAAGACATGCCCTGAGCAGTTGGATAACTAATTTACGTGGTACTCTTGTTTTGACTTACAGCGCTTATAAATCTGTATTTCAATAAGGAGAAACCTGTCTAGTGAACCCTTGACAAGAGTTAGTAAAAAAGATCTAAAGTCTGACTGGCGTGCAGCACGATAATTGGCCTGTGGAGAATGTGGGAAAAGGCAATTAGTTGAATAAAAGAGTGACGCCCATGATTTGCATATAAGAAGCAGCTTTGGAAATGAGAAAGAGGATGGATAACAAGTACACTTATCCTGATAGAACTTGTGCTGAGCTTTATAATTACAACTTGAACATCCCCACTATTTGTTTCATCTTGCAGCATGGAGATGTTCACATGCACGCAAGGGGAACACTTTGGTCCTCGGTACACTGAGCTGGTATATTTCCACCATAAAATACTTGCTTACTTCAGTAACGTAccaacatcactatgtaacactcccgcttcttcaacacattgtaggcAATAGGTTAAGGGGTGGGTCATCTCTAACGGTTTATCACTCACAACAGATCCGtccagctaactaatcagagcagactgggtgaaaagaggtgcagcagcacaggcagtatgaggaaaataaagagctttttgaacattaaagcatggacacatgtcacagtagaggcacagaataccATTATTAACCTGCAAATGTGCTTAATAGGGCCCTTTAACTTACTGTATGTGGCAGATCCTGAGGTCAATGCATGTAGAGTAAAGACAAACTGggctgcaaagaatttgactttattttatatgaCCATGTTACTTTTTAAGAAATCCCTGGAATTTTTACAGATGATATGTACAGAAGTTCAGCTTCAGCCATTCGTTATTCTTGCATGCATTTGAGCCgttacaaataaatacaaaaagcttttatacagtacatacgcTCAAATTTTCTTGGCAGTGTGTATAGACATGACTCACtttttcactgttttctttGGATGAGATGACATATTAAATCATAAATCTGAGGGTATATCTGATACAGAAAGAAACCCGCCTAAGGGGATTTATCACCAACACATAAGAAACATCAAACCATACATTTCTGAATGtctattatgtttttgttacagATGTGGTGCAAAGGAAGCCCTTTATCACGAACATGCTTAAAGGATAGAACCATTCTCAGCTAGTACATTTCATCAGTACAGTTTTCACATCTGCATTGTTCCTCCAAATAGggtctacattttaaaatttgGTGTCAATTTGAACTTAATCACATGCCCATATGTATGTAAAGTGAGATACTTGTCACTAAAATCATTCCTGAGGTCCATACTGGGCCTGAGGAAATACCTTTTGATGAATTTCCTGTGTAAAAGATCAGGTAAGGCATCAGTGGGAGATTTGAAAACGTCACATTTGTTTGACTCACAGTTAAATACATCACGTAACCTTTAAGGTTGTAAGGTAACAACAACCTGAAGGAACCTGTTGTAGAAGAGAAGCAAACAAAGTTGTGTCATATTCATTTGAATACATGTAGGGAGATGTACCAGGCCCAGGCATGTAGTGCATGACACTATGGATATAACACAAGGTGGTGAATCATGTGGAGCCCTTTCACCAGCATCCTACAGTTATACAGTTTTGAACTACcatcaataaaaagaaaaaggaatctgAACGTTTGAATGCAACCCATTGATATTTCCAAGTGGTGAAGTCGCCACTTCTTTTGGAAAGggatggtgtttttgttttttctgcagtaAACAAACGTCTCTTTCCAAAGGCGAGTGACTTTCAAAGTTATTTGGCCAGCTCTCCCTTTCCATGcaatttacatatttacatatgcATATGTATTAATCCTACACCGCTTTACCACACATGATTAAACCCAAGAAAAACGAACCTCTCTGTGGTTTGTCTTTGAGCCCCTTATTCTGCCCTGCGTCATTCATTCGGTACCAGTATCTTGAAAATGCAAACTCAATCCCAAAGTCATTTATTTTCGCCAAAATGCGAAGAAACTGtcagtcattaaaaaaagaatttgaGTATGTATAGTAAGAAATAATACAGCAATGAAAACCTACAGTAAATAATGGCCAGATATTGTTGGCTAAAGTATATTTGACACACCAgttttgtttcttcatttgccTGGAAGTCAAGACATGAAGTGGGTGCTTCAGTTGTCCTTTTCGGATTACCAGCCAGCTTGTGTGATGCTCACAGAACGCTGCAAGCTACTCTTTCTTAGTTGATATTGCAGATCATGCTTGTGTTGCGTTACAAGTGATAACCATGCTCAATACGTTCTGTAGACGCTGTTTTGAAGATGCAGCACGCTTAACATTTGATGATAAGTGAGCATTAAAGACAACCTTTTCCTTGCTGCAGCCAAACGGAGTGCAGGGTATTTCCAGAGACAGATTGTTTTAGAAAGATTGCCTATGGCCTTAACCAAAATCGATACTTGGCTTAATGAACTGTGAGCCCTGTATTCTTTTGTATCTCTCTAGCATTTCTTCCttggaaaaggaaatattaaTGTCTGTCATGACAAGTACTGTAGAAGGCAGAGGTTTCCAGGAACAGTATTCAACatgtaaaatgtgaaacacaatACCAAGGAAATGTTTACTTAGGACGCCTTAAGGGAACATCAGGAATCTTTATCAGATTTGGTTTTTTATGAACAGTGgaccattgtgtttttaaacagtAAGCTCATCAGCAGAATATCTGTTTCTGTTACATATCTTCTAAAACAtcttgtgaaaaaaagaaatacagtaaGAGAAAAATGTGACTCAGAAGCACAAAAACACCCCTCCTTTAAGGCACAATATGTCATGTTTTTAGGTGTTACAATTTAGTTTACCATGATGATTTTTGTGGACTTTCAAATTGCTGTCCACTAAGTTGTTTCAGCAAGACAAACCATAACCTCAAGGTACTTCATGGCACTTGTTGCATCATGattaccgtattttccggactacaaggcgcacctgaatattagccgcacaagctaaaattagggggaaatcctgttgtgttcatacattagccgcaccggactaaaagccgcaggtgttttaatgtttaattaccataGGTAAGGGAATATGCATATATCTTTCTTAGtgtgaatttgcggaagtttgtCACCAGGATGGCCCACCTCTGACATGTTCTATCTTCATTTCGgtggcgactgttttggctttcagtcggatctgcacagttg
This Eleginops maclovinus isolate JMC-PN-2008 ecotype Puerto Natales chromosome 11, JC_Emac_rtc_rv5, whole genome shotgun sequence DNA region includes the following protein-coding sequences:
- the il13ra2 gene encoding interleukin-13 receptor subunit alpha-2; amino-acid sequence: MANTSWLIVMLLSITCRESMHCNGFTVDPPVDVVISDVGQLGRLQISWSPPASQVNVTECSQLYQLEYFDTYIDSWSAIRTAKMNYTAQFDLMKDVRVRVYTLLRGPCTNGILIKSSSYTELVQNPPSTGVGTPVQDFVCVYHNMKYVECNWGRSPKLSANSQQHLYFWHRELDQTEECPKYLKASGTRFGCNFTENSLPEFTDINFCVNGSSPEGPLKPAFISLQIQNQVKPGTTEKLHLRKVPEAQLELRWDNPAGKVPAHCLEWEVEHNQEGPDGKIALQQILTDQKSLTLPSIHDTQINCFRVRSKLSKYCANKGFWSGWSPATCQPEKREKAPKPEQSRDIVHVYVFIAFAIIAILVLSLCVGAVLKMRSLRDVKKPDALLANVFARNSVLTVMDA